The genomic window AACTACTTGAAGCAGCTGGAGTCGACACAGTGCCAGAACTCTCTAAGAGAAACGGTGATAACCTTTATGAAAAGGTAGTGGAAGTAAATGCAGCAAAGAGACTCGTGCGCAAATTACCATCCAAGAAACAGATTCTGAATTGGATTGAGCAGGCCAAGAAGCTTCCTAGAGCGATTCAATACTGAGCTCCTCAGATAAGCTCAGCAGCTCGAGACTGATGAAAAGTGGCCGGGTGAATTCCGGCCCTTTCTTTTGGTTGTACTGTAGCGAGAGACTTGGGGAGAGTTGTTGGATTTGCTGCTATGGTATAATTCACAATTATTCGGTGCAGAAAGTCTCATGCTATGTTCAGGGAGGGATCTCTTTGAAGAAAGATGTCACCATGAGGAGCTATGTCCCAGAGAGTGACTACATGAGAATAAGAAACCTGATAATAGAGACTTTCCCACTCTGTGGAGGACCTTTCAACTGGACCATTGACAGGTGGAATATCTGTAGATTTCACATCATACCTCTCCATAAGTACTATTCAACAAGTTATTTCGGCGTTCCGACGAGACCACATGTGGACCACAGAGACGATCTTCCTCTATGGCAAAACGGAATTGGAATCTGGGAAACCGGCGATGGAGAAGTAGTTGCTGTAGCACATTCCGAAAACGAAGAGCCCGGAGAAGCCTGGACACAAATCCATCCGAATTACGGGTTTCTTTGTCCTGAGATTATCGATTACATTGAAGAGAACCTTGCAGACTGGGCAAATGGATATGGGTTCGTGAAACTCTATGTCAAAGATCTTGACGATCTTGAATCGGTGGTGGAGGAGAAAGGCTACATCAGACTGGAGACACCTATTCCCTACATTGTCTATGAGATTCACGATGATGCAGAGACTCCTTCCTTTCCGGTAGGATACAAAGTACTCAGTATTGCTGAAGAAGACGATCCGATCAAGAGATCAAGAGCAAAGGCGATGGCCTTTCATGGTTTTTGTCCACCTTCACATTGGCCTCCAGCAGACGCTTTCAGAGAGATTCAGAAAGCTCCTGATTACGGTAGAGAGCTAGACCTTTTTGTTGTAAGTCCCAATGGCGAGCATGTTTCCTTTTGTACGATTTGGCTCGATCTGGAAAACCGATATGGAAACTTTGAACCGGTCGGCACACACGTTGACTACAGAAATCTCGGTTTTGCAACTCAACTACTTTTGGAAGGCATTAGAAGAATGAAATCATTTGACATTGAAAGATCATTCATGAATTCTACTGTTGAGTTCTACAGGAAATTTGGATTCAAGGATACTTCTAGATATTGCAGACCTTGGGTGAAGTATTTCATCACCCAGAGCAATTGAGGTCAGTTCATTGAGGGCCTTCTCAAAACCAGGAAACTCGAATTCCTGTTGATGCAGGGGGGAACAATGCAGAAGAGTATTGAAAACACAAAGTGGTATAAGCTTTCGGTAGAGGAAACTCTCCAGAATCTGGATAGCTCGAAGGAGGGAATCTCATCAGAAGAAGTCAAAGAGAGGTTAAACAGATTCGGTCCAAATGAACTCCCGAAGAAAAAACCCGTCACTATCCTCCAGATAATTCTCTCGCAGTTCAAGGACCCTTTGATCTACATACTCCTGATTGCCGGATTCATTTCCGTGATAATTGGTGAACCCGATGATGCAATCTTTATACTTGCCGTAGTTGTCCTGAACGCAATTATCGGAACAACTCAAGAATTCAAGGCCGAGAAGAGCGCCGAGGCTCTATTGAAAATCATGAAAGTGGAATCAAGAGTAATACGCAATGGGGAGACCAGAACGGTAAACTCAAATGAACTGGTGCCTGGAGACATTGTTCTTGCCGAGTCGGGTGATAGGTTATCCGCTGATATCAGGTTAATAGAAACCAACAATCTTTCTGTCGACGAGTCGTTCCTAACAGGCGAATCTACTACCGTTGAGAAGAACACGGATCAACTCGATGAAGATCTTGAGATAGGCGATCGAAAGAACCTGGCATTTGCCGGTTCAACAGTAATAACGGGTAGAGCAAAGGGAGTCGTAGTCGCAACAGGCAACAGCACCGAAATTGGAAAGATTGCAGAAGTCGTAACTGGATCCGAGCAAGGAAAGGCTCCTCTCGTGATTAGGATGGAGGAATTCACGCGCAAGATTGCATATATTGTGCTGATAGCAGCGGCGGGATTCGCTCTGCTCAGACTCTTGCAAGGATACCCTCTTTCCGACGTATTCTTTCTCGCCGTGGCGCTCTCTGTTTCCGCCATCCCCGAGGGGCTTCCCGTTGCTCTAACTGTTGCGCTTTCAGTCGCAACGAGCAGGATGGCAAAAAGGAACGTTATTGTCAGAAAGCTCGAAGCAGTTGAGAGTCTCGGAAGTTGCACCGTCATCGCCAGTGACAAAACCGGAACACTCACAGTTAATCAGCAGACTGCAAGAATTGTAAGACTAGCTTCTGGAAAGGACTATGAAATAAGTGGTGAAGGATATAACGACAAAGGAGAGTTTCAAGGAATCGAACATGAGATTCCCGAAGCTCTGAAAGAACTAATAAAGATTTCCGTTATAGCCAATGAAGGTGTTCTCGAAAAGGAGAACGACCAGTGGCATCAAAGTGGTGACGCAATGGACGTTGCTCTTCTCTCAATGGCCTACAAATCGGGTCTTTCACCGAAGTCACTTCGTGAAGAGACTCGGGTATTGAGAGAAGTTCCATACGAATCGGAGAAGAGATACTCTGCAGCCATTTATGAATACCAGGGAAAAAAGATATGTGCTATGAAGGGAGCGGTCGAGACGATCCTTTCGAGATGCAAAACTGTGTTGAATGATGATGGTAGCACCAATGAGCTCGACAGCAAAGAAATTGAGGCTAAAGCGCTTTCGTTGGCTGAAGGCGGCTACAGAGTGCTCGCCTTCGCTTCAGGTGAAGTAGACCGTGATGATATTGAGATTGATGAGATTAACGACCTTGTGTTCATCGGACTAGTCGGATTCATAGATCCGCTGAGGCCGGAAGTCAAAGGTGCGGTCAGAGAAAGCCAGGATGCTGGAGTCAAAGTCATTATGATAACTGGAGATCACCCGTCTACGGCCAAAGCAATTGCAGAAGAACTCGAAATCATAGGAAAGAACGACAAAGTAGTTACGGGCAAAGACCTCGAGAGCGCTGGCGACCACGAAAGCAAAGAATTTGCCAACCTATGCCTTTCTTCTAATGTCTTTGCAAGAGTTTCTCCAGTCCAGAAGCTTCATATCGTTGAAGCACTGAAGAGAGAAGGCCACTTCGTAGCAGTTACGGGTGATGGTGTGAATGACGCTCCTGCACTGCAAAGGGCAAACATTGGTGTAGCAATGGGCTCGGGTACAGATGTTGCCAAAGATACCGGTTCGATAATCATCACAGATGATAATTTTGCTTCGATAGTATCGGGAATAGAGGAGGGTAGGTTCGCGTTTGCAAACGTTCGCAAAGTGATCTACTTATTGATATCGACTGGCGCCGCTGAACTTCTGCTATTTGTTCTCGCGGTGATCTTCAATGTTCCTCTTCCTTTAGTTGCGGTTCAGATTCTCTGGCTAAACCTTGTCACGAATGGAATACAAGACGTTGCCCTTGCCTTCGAGAAAGGCGAACCCGGGGTGATGAAGAATCCCCCAAGAAGAACAGACCAGGGGATCTTCGACAGATTGATGATTGGAGAGACACTCTTGTCAGGGTTCTCAATGGGGCTTGTTGCCTTTGTTGCCTGGATGGTGTTTCTGGGTTCCGGAATGGAAGAGGACTCCGCAAGAAATCTACTTCTTCTTCTGTTTGTCCTTATGCAAAATGTTCATGTTTTCAATTGCAGATCAGAAACAGAGTCGGCCTTCAGAGTACCCCTTAGGAGAAACTACATTCTGGTTTTTGGAGTTATTGCAGCACACGGCCTCCACCTGATTGCAATGAACACTTCCTTATTCCAGAACTTGCTCGGTGTTTCTCCTGTTTCGATCTCCCAGTGGCTGATTTTGCTGGCATGTGCAGCGCCTCTGTTGGTAGTGATGGAGCTTTTCAAGCTATTCCAAAGAAGAAGCTCTTAACTGATAACGGTCATAAAACTAATTAAGCTCCAAGATCTGAGTTCTTCATAATGAAGCCTAGAAGCAGGCTGTTCAGTACGTCTGGCTTTTCAAATATTGTCACGTGACCACAATCAGGAATAACAGCGAATTCCGATCTCTGGATCCTGTCCGCCATGATTTTCGAAAACCTCCTGGGCTTCAGAATATCTTCTTCACCACAGACTAGAAGCGTTGGGCAGCTGATTCTTCCAAGCGAATCGCTCATGTACACGTCGCTCAAGAACGTATCATACAGAGTTATCTGGCCCTCGAAGTAGTCCTCTGATACCCTTTTCAATGCATTCGCTCGCTCTTCAAGCATCTTGATATTGCTCTTGATGAAGGAATTGCTGTAGATTGTCGGCACCATATTCCAGAAGAATTTCACAGGGTCACCTTTGCCAGCTGCTTCTTTCCAATTGCGGATAAAAAGCTTTAGAACCTCGTCGAGCTCACTCACCGAATCAATGATTGAAATTGACTTAACCATCTCAGGAAAATCAATGGCAAATCTTAGAGCTACTTCGCCTCCGTAAGAAGTACCGATTATGTGCACTTTGTCAATATCCAGTTCCTTCATTAGAAGCAAAGCCTCTTCAGCATGCTCTCTGAACGTGTAAGGCCCAGCCGGTTTTTCCGAGAGAAGCTGGCCCTTGAAATCGTGAAGGAGAATCTTGTACCCGAATCTCTCAAAGACACCTGTTTGCAGCGACCAGCTGTTCGTCGAAGCCATGACTCCATTGAAAAAGGCGACCGTCTCGCTTCCTCCTTCATTGCCTCTAATCTCGTAGTAAAGTCGAGTTCCATTAATTGTCTTGTAAGCCATTTTGTCCTCCCTTTATTGCCTTGCTGCTTAATAGCATTTCATGAGCAGCGGGATTACGATATTGCTCTTATAGAATGCACATCAACATATTAACATATTAACGGATTGCTTCGCTGAAGAAATTCCTGAAGCCATTACGACGCTATAAGCACTGGCCCTTTCTTCGTCGGTAAGGTCAACAAAGTACTTACCCGACTGAACATCAACAGAGAGCGAATTCATAGGGAACCCTTCAACTCTTATCGAATGCGGCTTGCTCACAAGATAAAACGTCTCTTCTATCGTGTCATCCATCAGCCAGCGTTTTCGATCGTCGCTCAAGACAAGAAAGATGGCGTTTCTATAATGAGCCACTGTCCGCCCTCCGAGTCCGGCTACGAGCCTACTGTAGTAGTCGATCATTTCGTCGTCATTCATAACCTTGTCACCCAGCCTTCTGTTCTTCACTCCAGGCTGAAGTTCAGAATCTAGGCCTTCGATGTAAAGTCAGGAGTCGCAAGCAAAGATGGGTTTGCCAATTAAGCGATAGTAAGCCTCCACCTTTGTCTTGGCATTTTCGAGAGGACTAATTCCGGACTCCTCAACAGTCGGAAGATGATCGAGTGAACAGGGGTCTTTTATCTGGAGATCTAGTCCATCAAGCATCTTCTTCATGCTCGTCACTTTTGCCGGGTTTCTTGTACCATAGACAAGCTCCATCCTTGCACCCCTACGAACCACATTGTACTCCCTTCTTTCATGATAACATTCGATAGCTTATTAGAAACTTCTTCATATGGTGCCTCTCTGAGGTTCCCCTGCTATTGACCTGGAGATAAGATAAACAAGAGCTCCACTAGGGTGTCGGACTTCCCGGAGCCGTGCTTTGTGTAGATTTGTCCAGGCCGCACTGTGTTCGAATTACGAAAACTTATAATGAAAGTGTAGGGAGTAGACTTCAATTGCCGAATTTCAACCGCAATAGCGACCCTTGCTGAATCAACCAAAGCCACTTCCTGGATGAGAGATTGGGAGGGTTCAATATGAGGCTACTGCCGGTTGCTCTGTCTATCCTTCCAATTGCTCTTAGTGCAACTTTCATGGAGCACAAAAGAGAAGACACTATTTTAGACGGTAGTGGAAAGGCCCTGATATCGAGAATGGAATGTGTTCCGGCTTCTGCCCTTGCTTCACTGTACAGAATTCACTGGGAATATGTCGAAAAGCTCGGGGAAGAACAAGACTTCTTTTCACAGGCATCAACGGAACTGAAATTCCTGCTTCCGGGTGAGTTAGCCTGGAATTCTGCTCAGCGGGATCGTGAAACAGATTCACTTTTCAGAACTATGGAAGGACAGATAAATGGATTTTCAGTCCATAGATCAGGCGATGATCTCTGGACAATAGAGACAGGACCAGCTGAGAAACTGATGGAGGAATACTTCGAATTCATCTTCTCACAGATGATGTTTCAGACGATGTTCCTGGAATCTCTTGAGAAGCCCTCTAAAGAATTCCAGGATCTTTCAGTGACGGAGCAATTACTCACACGAAGATCACAAAAATCGCCCTAGCCGAAGGCCAAAAGCCATCAACCTCTGAACAACTAGGATGATTGAACTGTCTGGTTGACTTCGGAGGCCGCTCAAAGGTGGCGGCCACACTCTCGGTGGCGAATAACACCCTGTACTTGATTGAGAGTCTCGATTCTTCCTTGTCATGACCAACCACGCTTTTCGAGCAAAGGGGCGTCTTTATCAAGATGCTCTATAACAACAGCAGGTTCAAGGCAGAGTATCGTCCTCCGGAGAAGGATTGTACGAACTATACGTAGCATAAGCGATCAAAACGATGCAGGCTTCGGACGTGACGCGGGTGACTCTCGTCCAGAATTTCCCCGCTGCCGGCTCCACCCAGTCTGCCGCTACCCATACCGGTACGCTTATTGAGTCAGTTATAGCGGTTCACAGAATATAAGCTATCAAATTTCGCAGAAGGAGCAGAGTGGTTCTTGAGAATCGTCAAACAATCTGGTGGTGGAGAGCACACGTTCTCTGTCTCCAGAGGACCTCTGCTGAAAGACCGGTGAAGTGAATGAAACGCCGAGAGGAAAACCGGTTTCCGCATGATTGAAAGCAGTAGTGAGTATGCTTTTGCTTCTTTCTGAAGACTTCTCGTCTCTCGGTGTGTTACTATCTAGGTATCTCACACCAGGAGCTTCAGATGGAGAACCTGCTCGTCGCAACCGGTCTAGCACTGGACGCATTTGCCGTTTCAATATGTGCTGGAATCTCTCTGGAGGATGTAACCTGCAGACATGTTTTCAGGGTAGCATTTCATTTTGGACTGTTCCAGTTTGTAATGCCGATCATCGGATACTTCCTCGCAGCAAGCTTTCGAGACTATATAATGGATTTCGATCACTGGATTGCCTTTATTCTTCTTGGAATTATCGGCGGAAAGATGCTGCTCGAATCTCTTGACAGGAAAGAAGAAGTCTCATGCAAGGATCGAACCAGAGGCCTTACGCTCATCTTACTTTCGATAGCTACCTCTATAGATGCGCTGGCTGTAGGGAGTGCATACGCATTCCTTGGAAAACCAATCATCCTCACTGCTATGATGACGGGATTGATAACTGCAACGCTCTCCGCTCTAGGTGTAACGGGCGGACAGAGACTGGGTCAGAAATTCGGCAAGTTGATGGAAGCAACCGGAGGAATTGTGCTAATCTCGATTGGACTAAAGATCCTCTTCGAACATCTCTACTAGGTCTATTTAGGTCTATTGGACAAGTCTTTCGATGATTCCGGCTAATTGTTTCCCGCTTTCTATAAGATTCGATCTGACCTCCTTCAAATCCTGTTTAATCTGCAATCCTTTGAAGTTTTTCGTCCCGACTACTTTCGCGCCGGCCTTTTCGGCTTTTGCGGAGAATCTCTTTAGAGCTTTCTCATTTGTCTCACCTGCTCCTACACCTACTAGAAACACACTCTTGCCTTTCAGATCGGCATTGTTCACGAAAGTATTCATCTGAGGCGAAGGATGCCAGGCGTAAATTGGAGTCAACAGCACCAGGAATTCGAAACTGCCGATATCTGGAAGCGGTTCCTTCAACGGACTTCCAAGGCCAAGCAGCGCATAGAGACCGGATATCGATTTCAAGGGCTTTTTTTCTTCAAGTTTGAAGAGTTCTGCACCAATAGAATCGGAAAAGCTTTCCGCAATTTCCTTTGTCGAACCAGATCTGCTGTAATAAACTGCACATAGTTTCACACCGATCATCGCCTTTTTTCCAAAATTGATCTTCCACTGGAAATTACTTCGATTATCTGGAAATCCCGATCAATGAATAAGATGTTTGCAGAGCCTCCCTTCTTGAGCAGCCCAATTCCGTTTCTCTGCAGATGATAGAACGCAGCCGGGTTTGCCGTAAAAGGCTTCAGAGCTTCATGTATCGGAAGACCTCTGCCTTTGACCAATCTTGTGAAGGTTTTAAGAAGAGTATCGACCGGTGCCGGCCTTATCCCGACCAGGTTCTTTTCATTATCGAATCTGGGAAGAGAACCGAGGCCGTCAGAAGAGACACAGATCCTGTCGAATCTGATCTTCTTGCTGTAGATGTCTTTCAGAACCAGGTGTGTGCTTTGTTCATCCGCAGTGATGTCAATATATCCGCCCTTGTTGCTCACCCAGTCGATGCCCTGACTTAGGAGTTCCTCCGATCGACAGATGTGTGTAGGGATAATCTGTCGTGGATTGAGAGTACCGTCGGCAACTGCTTCATAAAGAGGTTTAAGCTTCTCCTGTCCATCTCCAAGATGCAGCACGGTCACTCCAGCCTTGCCGGAAAGCATTCCGGCCACACGCGCGTCCATAGCAAATCTCTGAAGCTCTGTGGAACTAAGGTTACTGCTTCTATGATCCGAGACGGCAACCTCGCCCACGCCGATTATCTCGGGAATGAATACAATATCCCTCATGACATCCCCCGTAAGCGTCTTCAAAGGGTATCTGTAAGAGCCTGTCAGCATGTAAGAATCTATCCCCGAGTTTCGGAAGTCCCTAACCTTTGCAAGCAAAGAAGCGTGATCTCTGGTAACACCATCGGTGCCCAACATTCCAACAACTGTCGTGGTCCCGACTTCGGCGAATTGCTGCGAAGAACCTTCAGGAGTTCTTGTTGAAAAGCCTCCTTCTCCGCCTCCCCCGATTAGATGCACGTGCCCGTCAACAAATCCGGGAATCGCGTACGCCTCACCTAGGTCGAATACATCTCCGCTGAGCGACCGAACGGCCGATTCGTTGATCCCTTCATCGATTTCGACAATCCTCTCTCCAGAAATCAGAATGTCTTTCCTTCCGAGAGGTTCTGGAGCAAATACTTCAACGTTCTTAAACAGAGTTAACATCTATTCCTCCCCTTCCCATCCATAGGTCATAACGGCTTCAAAGGCTAGATCGCGCATTTCGTAATAGCCCTGGAAGGATCTCACCGCCAATATGTCCGGCATAAAAGCTTCCGATGTATCGGATGTAGTCTTCCAATAAGTGGTTGAACAACTTACAAAAATTCCCGAGTTAGGCAGCTGAAATCTACCTACTTCACCATAGTGCCTCGGACTGCCACCGGTCGGTTCACCCACAAAGATCGCGTTTGTGCGTTTTCTCATGGAAATGGCATTGAGAACTGCCGAAGAGAAGGTTCCGCGATCGATTAGAACAAAGAGCTTTCCAGTTCTGTTCAATCTCCAATCTATCATCATTCTTAGAATAAAGGGTGCCAGAACGACAGAGCTGCCTCCTCTATTTCCCCTGAGATCAAGGACGAATTTGCTTACTGGGTTGGTCCAGGTGAATAGAAACATTCTACAACTAAACAGTATGAACGGGTTTACTTTTTCCGAACCACATGAAGCATAATGAAAATGCAAGATCCTGGAATCAGGGTAGTACTGATACCAGTACTTCCTTCCTTGATAGCTTCTGTCTATCTCATCCGCTCTCTTCTGTAACCAATGAAATACTTCTCTTTGAGGCTTTACGGAGGCTTCAATTATCTCTCCTTCCTTTTCGACCTTAAGAAGAAGATTTCCATCCATGTCAACCATTCCCAGGCCCTTCATAATCTCTTCTTTGTTCAAATAGTCAGAGTGAGATTGGAGAAATCCCCATTCATTGTCGAATGATACAACCTTTCTCAACCTATACAAAGCGTCTTCGACTTCCATGCCCGCAATCTCAACTACTCTGCAGTTCAGCAGGTGCTTTTCACTATCCGATGTGGCAACTATATAAAGCCCGTCAGTAAACCAGTAAGTGTAAATTGGATAGACAGCAAGCCTGCTATCGGGATAGATCGCAGTGTGGCCGTCTCCAATCGATGCGACGATTTCTGTAAGCCTTGTGTAGATCTCGCTGGACGACAGATTCTCCAGATCGCGTTCCAGACTTCGCAGAAGCTGTCTGAACGTACCCTCATCCGTCTTGAAATAGGGATTAGGGTGAGTGTTCAACAGTTTTTCTTCGAGAAACCCGATGTCCTGCCTCCACTCCTTTACAGATACATCCTCCAAACTATGTGCGAGAAGTGGCAGTGCTAATGAGAACAAGAGGAGAAACACGGATAGAATTCTCTTCATCTTTACCATCCCTTCCGATATTCGATGAGATTTTATCATTTACTTCAGGTCTTGCAGAAATCAAGCTATTCGCTCTCAAGAAGCGCTTTGCCCGGTTTGCTATGTATAATTGACTTCTCATGGTTCAATAGAAGCAGAGAGTTGATATCGTGAATCCTGGGCTCAGTCGACATACAAGTGGCTCTCTCCTTTGTAAGTTGTTTAGAAGAAGATACCAAGTCATAAGCGAAATCGTAGCTCGGAAAGAAGTTTGGACTGTCAACAAGAGGAGAGATCTCTCCTCGTCAAGCATTCGGGGCATTTAGATGAGGAAAGTAATATGCTCTATGCCGGAGGAAGATTTGATGTTCATCCTGTGGACTCTCATTGGCTTTTTTTCAGGCTCAATAATGTTTTCTAAAATGATTTATGAGAAGACGACCGGTAAGAAGATCAGGGAGATTGGCGACGGCAACCCTGGATCTTCCAATGTGATAAGGGGAGCAGGACTAGCACTTGGGTTGTTAGCGATGGCGCTCGACTACTTCAAGGGGTATCTTCCCGTGCTGCTCGCCCTTTCGATTGGAGGAATTTCCGGCTGGGAGATAGTACCCGTCGCAGTCTCTCCGGTTCTGGGTCACGCCTTTTCACCCTTTCTGCGAATGAATGGAGGTAAGGCTGTAGCGGTCTCTTTCGGCATCTGGTCAGGTGTAACCCAATGGGTCGGACCTTCAATAATCGGAGCGTTTATGTTGTTGTTCTCATTCGTCATAAATCCCAGGACCGATGGCTGGAAGGTAATTCTGAGCATGTGCGGCCTCCTGATCTTTCTCGTCGTTCAGAAGGACGTTATTGCTATCTCAATTTGGACAATAAACACAACAATCCTTGCTTTCAAACACAGTGATCAGCTTGCTTTTCCCATAGCATTCAGGTTTCGGAGGAAGGAAAAATGACCTCTCTTCTCTCCCAGTCAGTTTCAGTTGCTCTCTTCCTAGGTATGATGTTTTTAATTTCAGTCTCTAACGCGATTCTGATGAAAAAGATCAGCCGTTTCGAAAGGGTTCTCCATGGCCCTCTGGTTTCAGTACTGATTCCTGCCAGAAACGAAGAGAAAAACATCTCAAGGTGCGTTTACTCCCTTCTTAATCAAGATTACCGCAATCTCGAACTAATCGTACTCGACGATAGCTCATCCGACGCAACACTCCAAATCCTTGAATCAATGAGAAGTGAGTTTAACAACCTCAGAGTAATTAAGGGAGAAGCTTTGCCAGAAGGATGGCTCGGCAAGCACTGGGCATGCCACCAGCTTGCAAGAGAAGCGAAGGGAGAGATCCTCCTTTTCACAGATGCCGATACCGTTCACGCTTCCCCCACAATTTCACACGCTGTAAGCGTCATGATTAGAGAAAAAACAGATCTGTTGACGGCCGTGGTTAAGGAGAAGACCGACACGCTGGGTGAGTTGATAACTATACCATTTATGATTCACAGTGTCTTCTCGATCTTTCCACTCATTATCGCGTATGGCAAGAGGTGCAAATCACTCGCGGCAGCCAGCGGTCAGTTCATGATGTTCAGGAGGCTATCCTATCTCTCAATCGGAGGCCATGAGGCTGTGAAGGACCACGGGGTCGATGATATCTCTCTTGGCAGGCTGATAAAGAAGGCTGGGATGAAGTGGAGACTGTACGATGCTTCAGATCTTGTAGAGTGCAAGATGTACGATGGATTCAAAGCCGCATATTTGGGCTTTCTCAAGAATTACTTCTCCCTGTTTGACTACAGAATAGTCCCCGCTGCCTTTGTTTGGGGTTGGATGCTTACTTTGGATTTCTTTCCTCTCACTGTAGCTTTACTATTCATTCTTGGAGCCGCCGTTCCAGAGTCCGCCGGGATTCTGTCTCTGATTAGTCTGACACTTTCATTCGGTATGTGGCTTCTCGCCAGCGTGAAGTTTTCACTCAGACCCCTGGTGATTATTCTGTATCCGCTGATCACTCTCGTCTCATCAATTATCGGATTCCATTCGATAGTTGCTCACCTTTGTGGAGCTGCGAAATGGAAAGGTAGGGTGCTTGTAAAGAAGAAATCACGCTTATTTTAGTGACTGCCTGAACCGACTGCTGAATAATCATGTAGAATCGGTTCGTATGACACAACTTTATGAGGGAATGGTTTTTTGAAGCATTGGAAGATCTGGTTAATTGTTGCCGGCATAATCGCCTACGTCTTTTTGATAGAACCAAACATTCTGACGATCGAAAGGCTTACGTTCTCGGAAGAACCTTCGGCGAAAATTGCCTTCTTTGCCGATATTCACATTTGGATGAAGAAACCCATTCACGATCATCTTCTTGAAAGGCTCGTCGACGAAGGTGTAGATCTGATTCTATTTGGGGGCGATGTTTTGTCTCCTTATACAGATATGGAGTTTATGAAGAATTACTTTTCGCAACTAGTCAGAATAGCGCCCGTTTATGCCGTATATGGAAACTGGGAGGAATCCGAGACAGATGTCATGGGGAAGATCTACGAGGAGCTGGGGATAAACGTGATTCATACCCGCTCGACTGTGATTCAAATTGCAGGAAAAAAACTGGGATTGACGGGCACTCCGTCCCATCATTACTTCTCGTGGACTAAGTTCCTTCCTGATGATGAGTATGATCTGAAGATACTCATGGTTCATGCACCTAATATGCTCGAAGAACATCCTGACATTCTTGAAAAATTCGATCTTGTGCTGGCAGGACACACTCACGGGGGTCAATTCTACATACCCTGGCTTACAGAAATCATCCTGAAGAGCTCTAGAGGTTTTAGTGGCGATTACTATCGCGGGCTTTACGAAACAAACGGAACAAAGATTTTCGTTACTAGAGGTATAGGCGGCTGGTTTCCCGGAAGACTGGCAAGTCCTCCCGAGATCTTATTCATCGAGTTCTGAATTCCGCCTATTCTCCAATGGATTTCCCTTCAGTTTCTGCTACCTTCGTCTCTTTCTGCCCGATCTCTCAAAGATGGCTTCGAATCTATGTAATACCGTGATATAATCTATCAACTTTTCTTTCTCCCTATGGAGGCTAACATGTTCTTTGCGATAATTCCGGCAGTTGTTTTTGGCTGGGCATTAGGGGCAAACGACGCTGCAAATGTATACGGTACGGCGGTTACTTCGGGACTTGTGAAATATCGTGTTGCGGTCGTGTTGTCGGCGATATTCATACTAATCGGTTCACTGCTTGAGGGTTCCCGAGGTCTTGAAACGATCTCGAGTGTAAGC from Mesotoga sp. Brook.08.105.5.1 includes these protein-coding regions:
- the iadA gene encoding beta-aspartyl-peptidase; the encoded protein is MLTLFKNVEVFAPEPLGRKDILISGERIVEIDEGINESAVRSLSGDVFDLGEAYAIPGFVDGHVHLIGGGGEGGFSTRTPEGSSQQFAEVGTTTVVGMLGTDGVTRDHASLLAKVRDFRNSGIDSYMLTGSYRYPLKTLTGDVMRDIVFIPEIIGVGEVAVSDHRSSNLSSTELQRFAMDARVAGMLSGKAGVTVLHLGDGQEKLKPLYEAVADGTLNPRQIIPTHICRSEELLSQGIDWVSNKGGYIDITADEQSTHLVLKDIYSKKIRFDRICVSSDGLGSLPRFDNEKNLVGIRPAPVDTLLKTFTRLVKGRGLPIHEALKPFTANPAAFYHLQRNGIGLLKKGGSANILFIDRDFQIIEVISSGRSILEKRR
- a CDS encoding S41 family peptidase yields the protein MKRILSVFLLLFSLALPLLAHSLEDVSVKEWRQDIGFLEEKLLNTHPNPYFKTDEGTFRQLLRSLERDLENLSSSEIYTRLTEIVASIGDGHTAIYPDSRLAVYPIYTYWFTDGLYIVATSDSEKHLLNCRVVEIAGMEVEDALYRLRKVVSFDNEWGFLQSHSDYLNKEEIMKGLGMVDMDGNLLLKVEKEGEIIEASVKPQREVFHWLQKRADEIDRSYQGRKYWYQYYPDSRILHFHYASCGSEKVNPFILFSCRMFLFTWTNPVSKFVLDLRGNRGGSSVVLAPFILRMMIDWRLNRTGKLFVLIDRGTFSSAVLNAISMRKRTNAIFVGEPTGGSPRHYGEVGRFQLPNSGIFVSCSTTYWKTTSDTSEAFMPDILAVRSFQGYYEMRDLAFEAVMTYGWEGEE
- a CDS encoding glycerol-3-phosphate acyltransferase codes for the protein MFILWTLIGFFSGSIMFSKMIYEKTTGKKIREIGDGNPGSSNVIRGAGLALGLLAMALDYFKGYLPVLLALSIGGISGWEIVPVAVSPVLGHAFSPFLRMNGGKAVAVSFGIWSGVTQWVGPSIIGAFMLLFSFVINPRTDGWKVILSMCGLLIFLVVQKDVIAISIWTINTTILAFKHSDQLAFPIAFRFRRKEK
- a CDS encoding glycosyltransferase; amino-acid sequence: MTSLLSQSVSVALFLGMMFLISVSNAILMKKISRFERVLHGPLVSVLIPARNEEKNISRCVYSLLNQDYRNLELIVLDDSSSDATLQILESMRSEFNNLRVIKGEALPEGWLGKHWACHQLAREAKGEILLFTDADTVHASPTISHAVSVMIREKTDLLTAVVKEKTDTLGELITIPFMIHSVFSIFPLIIAYGKRCKSLAAASGQFMMFRRLSYLSIGGHEAVKDHGVDDISLGRLIKKAGMKWRLYDASDLVECKMYDGFKAAYLGFLKNYFSLFDYRIVPAAFVWGWMLTLDFFPLTVALLFILGAAVPESAGILSLISLTLSFGMWLLASVKFSLRPLVIILYPLITLVSSIIGFHSIVAHLCGAAKWKGRVLVKKKSRLF
- a CDS encoding metallophosphoesterase, with translation MKHWKIWLIVAGIIAYVFLIEPNILTIERLTFSEEPSAKIAFFADIHIWMKKPIHDHLLERLVDEGVDLILFGGDVLSPYTDMEFMKNYFSQLVRIAPVYAVYGNWEESETDVMGKIYEELGINVIHTRSTVIQIAGKKLGLTGTPSHHYFSWTKFLPDDEYDLKILMVHAPNMLEEHPDILEKFDLVLAGHTHGGQFYIPWLTEIILKSSRGFSGDYYRGLYETNGTKIFVTRGIGGWFPGRLASPPEILFIEF